Proteins encoded together in one Mugil cephalus isolate CIBA_MC_2020 chromosome 16, CIBA_Mcephalus_1.1, whole genome shotgun sequence window:
- the slc18a3b gene encoding probable vesicular acetylcholine transporter-B, which yields MDGEGGSSGLAKSAAVKLSEMGERTKQLGTAIRDPHQQRRIILVIVCVALLLDNMLYMVIVPIIPDYLADLESEQSEHVHLVMHPNSSANSTSQDKSNKDNLDVQIGVLFASKAILQLLVNPLSGTFIDRVGYDIPLLIGLTVMFLSTCIFAFGENYATLFMARSLQGLGSAFADTSGIAMIADKYTEEAERSRALGIALAFISFGSLVAPPFGGVLYEFAGKRVPFIVLACICLVDGVLVLAVIKPFSNRTRENMPVGTPIYKLMIDPYIAVVAGALTVCNIPLAFLEPTIANWMETTMHSTQWEMGLTWLPAFFPHVFGVYITVKLASRHPHLQWFYGAVGMVIIGASSCTVPACKTFGQLIAPLCGICFGIALVDTALLPTLAFLVDVRHVSVYGSVYAIADISYSVAYAMGPIVAGQIVHHLGFVQLNLGMGLVNVLYAPALLLLRNVCQMKPSHSERDNLLEEGPQGLYDTIKMEERRAKKKGYSSAGNCLPVDENGFDPFRAQRSLSEESSGPECT from the coding sequence atggATGGAGAAGGAGGATCATCCGGTCTGGCCAAATCAGCCGCAGTAAAACTGTCCGAGATGGGCGAAAGAACCAAGCAGTTAGGCACCGCGATAAGGGATCCTCACCAGCAAAGACGGATCATATTAGTGATTGTTTGCGTGGCTCTGCTCTTGGACAATATGCTCTACATGGTAATCGTGCCAATTATTCCAGACTATCTTGCTGATCTGGAGAGTGAGCAGTCAGAGCACGTCCACTTAGTGATGCACCCAAACTCTTCAGCAAACAGCACAAGCCAAGACAAAAGCAACAAGGACAATTTAGATGTCCAGATAGGAGTACTGTTCGCGTCTAAAGCCATCCTGCAGCTGTTGGTCAACCCGCTGTCTGGAACTTTCATAGACCGGGTCGGATACGACATTCCACTTTTAATTGGACTGACTGTTATGTTCCTGTCCACCTGCATATTTGCTTTTGGGGAGAATTATGCGACGCTGTTCATGGCCAGAAGTTTGCAGGGCCTGGGCTCCGCATTCGCGGACACCTCTGGAATCGCGATGATCGCAGACAAATACACGGAGGAGGCAGAGCGGAGCAGGGCTCTCGGCATCGCTCTGGCGTTTATCTCTTTCGGGAGCCTGGTGGCGCCTCCCTTCGGGGGCGTCCTGTACGAGTTCGCGGGCAAGAGAGTGCCCTTCATCGTGCTCGCCTGCATCTGCCTGGTGGACGGCGTCCTGGTCCTGGCCGTGATCAAGCCGTTTTCCAACAGGACTAGAGAGAACATGCCAGTCGGCACCCCCATATACAAACTCATGATTGACCCGTACATAGCCGTGGTGGCCGGGGCGCTGACAGTGTGCAACATCCCCCTCGCCTTCCTAGAGCCCACCATAGCCAACTGGATGGAGACCACCATGCACTCCACTCAGTGGGAAATGGGACTCACCTGGCTACCAGCATTCTTCCCCCACGTCTTCGGCGTGTACATAACAGTGAAACTGGCGTCACGGCATCCCCATTTGCAGTGGTTCTACGGAGCTGTGGGTATGGTTATCATAGGGGCGAGCTCCTGCACAGTCCCTGCATGCAAAACTTTTGGACAGCTTATCGCCCCGTTGTGCGGCATTTGTTTTGGCATCGCTCTAGTAGACACTGCCCTGCTGCCGACACTTGCGTTTTTAGTAGACGTGCGTCATGTTTCCGTTTACGGTAGCGTTTACGCTATAGCAGATATTTCCTACTCCGTCGCGTATGCCATGGGTCCAATAGTGGCCGGGCAGATTGTGCACCATCTCGGTTTTGTACAACTTAACCTGGGCATGGGTCTCGTCAATGTGCTTTACGCAccagcactgctgctgctgcgcaaCGTGTGCCAAATGAAACCGTCCCACTCAGAGAGAGATAACCTGTTAGAGGAAGGTCCGCAGGGGCTGTATGACACCATAaaaatggaggagaggagagctaAAAAGAAGGGCTACAGTTCAGCAGGGAACTGCCTGCCAGTAGATGAAAACGGGTTCGACCCTTTCAGAGCACAGCGGTCCTTGTCAGAAGAGTCGTCCGGTCCGGAGTGCACTTAG